A stretch of the Aggregatibacter sp. HMT-949 genome encodes the following:
- the tcdA gene encoding tRNA cyclic N6-threonylcarbamoyladenosine(37) synthase TcdA, protein MARADNYEQRFGGIGRLYTPAGLERLRRAHICVVGIGGVGSWAVEALARSGVGQLTLIDMDDICVTNINRQLPALSGNIGKLKTEVMAERVKLINPQCTVNIIDDFISPENQADYLIRGYDYVIDAIDNVKTKAAMIAYCKRHKIKIISVGGAGGQTDPSQIQIADLSKTIQDPLLAKVRSVLRKDFNFSQNPQRKFGVDAVFSTQPLIFPKMAEGCAVSATMNCANGFGAATMITATFGFFAVSRVIDKILKNYLSDKNNV, encoded by the coding sequence ATGGCTCGTGCAGATAATTACGAACAACGTTTTGGCGGTATCGGACGGCTTTATACGCCGGCAGGACTTGAACGCTTACGCCGCGCGCATATTTGCGTGGTCGGCATCGGCGGTGTTGGCTCGTGGGCAGTAGAGGCTTTGGCGCGTTCCGGGGTCGGTCAGCTTACTTTGATCGATATGGATGACATTTGCGTCACCAATATTAATCGCCAATTACCGGCGTTAAGCGGTAATATCGGCAAACTCAAAACGGAAGTGATGGCGGAACGCGTGAAGTTAATTAACCCGCAGTGTACGGTGAATATTATTGATGACTTTATTTCGCCCGAAAATCAAGCGGATTATTTAATTCGCGGTTACGATTACGTGATCGATGCTATCGACAATGTGAAAACCAAAGCTGCAATGATTGCTTATTGTAAGCGCCATAAAATCAAAATCATCAGTGTCGGCGGGGCAGGTGGACAAACGGATCCGAGTCAAATTCAAATTGCTGACTTAAGTAAAACCATTCAAGATCCGTTGTTAGCAAAAGTGCGCTCGGTTTTACGCAAGGATTTTAATTTTAGTCAAAACCCGCAACGCAAATTCGGCGTGGATGCGGTGTTCTCCACGCAACCGCTGATTTTTCCAAAAATGGCTGAAGGTTGTGCAGTTTCCGCGACCATGAATTGCGCCAACGGCTTCGGCGCTGCAACCATGATCACCGCCACTTTCGGTTTTTTCGCCGTGTCGCGCGTGATTGATAAAATATTGAAAAATTACCTCTCCGATAAAAACAACGTCTGA
- a CDS encoding branched-chain amino acid aminotransferase: MQNKYKGSKMKDLDWSNLGFSYIKTDYRFIAHWKEGKWDEGKLTTDNILHIHEGSTALHYGQQCFEGLKAYRCKDGSINLFRPQENAKRMQHTADRLLMPQVPTELFIRACKEVVKANEEWLGPYGSGATLYLRPFLIGVGENIGVKAAPEFIFSVFCCPVGAYFKGGLAPSNFITTEYDRAAPMGTGGVKVGGNYAASLLPHILAAEEGSAERKFADAIYLDPKTHTKIEEVGAANFFGITKDNKFVTPKSKSILPSITKYSLLYIAKERLGMEAIEGDVYIDQLDQFAEAGACGTAAVISPVGGIQHKGKFHVFYSETDVGPITRKLYNELTGIQFGDIEAPEGWIVKVE; encoded by the coding sequence ATTCAAAACAAATATAAGGGAAGCAAAATGAAAGACTTAGATTGGAGCAACCTCGGTTTTAGTTATATCAAGACCGATTATCGTTTCATTGCTCATTGGAAAGAAGGCAAATGGGATGAAGGTAAACTCACCACCGATAACATTTTACATATTCACGAAGGCTCAACCGCACTTCACTATGGCCAACAATGTTTTGAAGGTTTAAAAGCTTATCGTTGTAAAGACGGCTCTATCAATTTATTCCGTCCGCAAGAAAACGCCAAACGTATGCAACACACCGCGGATCGCCTTTTAATGCCGCAAGTGCCAACGGAGTTATTTATTCGCGCGTGTAAAGAAGTAGTAAAAGCTAACGAGGAATGGCTTGGCCCTTACGGCTCTGGCGCCACCTTATATTTACGACCGTTTTTAATCGGTGTAGGCGAAAATATCGGCGTAAAAGCCGCTCCTGAATTTATTTTCTCCGTATTTTGTTGCCCGGTCGGTGCCTACTTCAAAGGTGGCTTAGCGCCTTCCAATTTCATCACGACCGAATACGACCGCGCTGCGCCAATGGGTACCGGTGGTGTAAAAGTAGGCGGTAATTACGCGGCAAGCCTACTGCCACACATATTAGCTGCGGAAGAAGGCTCGGCAGAACGTAAATTTGCAGATGCAATCTATTTAGATCCCAAAACTCACACCAAAATCGAAGAAGTGGGTGCGGCAAACTTCTTTGGTATCACTAAAGACAACAAATTCGTTACGCCGAAATCCAAATCAATTTTACCGAGTATTACTAAATATTCCTTACTTTATATCGCCAAAGAGCGTTTAGGTATGGAAGCAATTGAAGGCGATGTATATATCGATCAACTTGATCAATTCGCTGAAGCCGGCGCATGTGGTACCGCAGCCGTCATCTCACCGGTGGGCGGTATTCAACACAAAGGGAAATTCCATGTTTTCTATTCCGAAACTGATGTTGGCCCGATAACCCGCAAACTTTACAACGAACTCACCGGCATTCAATTCGGCGATATCGAAGCACCGGAAGGCTGGATTGTAAAAGTGGAATAA
- the aspS gene encoding aspartate--tRNA ligase has protein sequence MMRSHYCGALNRTNIGQEVTLSGWVHRRRDLGGLIFIDMRDRDGIVQVCFDPKFQEALTAAAGLRNEFCIQIKGKVIARPENQINKNMATGEVEVLAKELRIYNASDVLPLDFNQNNTEEQRLKYRYLDLRRPEMAQRLKTRAKITSFVRRFMDDNGFLDIETPMLTKATPEGARDYLVPSRVHKGKFYALPQSPQLFKQLLMMSGFDRYYQIVKCFRDEDLRADRQPEFTQIDVETSFLTAPEVREIMERMVHSLWQEIIGVDLGKFPVMTWQEAMHRFGSDKPDLRNPLEMVDVADIVKDVDFKVFQGPANDPNGRVAVIRTPNGSEITRKQIDEYTQFVGIYGAKGLAWAKVNDINAGLEGVQSPIAKFLNEDVWKSLAERVKVQNGDILFFGADKWQTTTDAMGALRLKLGRDLGLTRLDEWQPLWVIDFPMFERDDEGNLAAMHHPFTSPKDFSPEQLEADPTSAVANAYDMVINGYEVGGGSVRIFDPKMQQTVFRILGIDEQEQREKFGFLLDALKFGTPPHAGLAFGLDRLTMLLTGTENIRDVIAFPKTTAAACLMTEAPSVANPQALAELSVQVVAKAE, from the coding sequence ATGATGCGTTCACATTATTGCGGTGCGTTAAACCGTACAAATATTGGTCAAGAAGTGACATTAAGCGGTTGGGTGCACCGTCGTCGTGATTTAGGCGGTTTGATTTTTATTGATATGCGTGACCGTGATGGCATCGTGCAAGTGTGTTTCGATCCGAAATTCCAAGAAGCACTAACCGCTGCGGCAGGCTTGCGTAACGAATTTTGCATTCAAATCAAAGGTAAAGTGATTGCCCGCCCGGAAAATCAAATCAACAAAAATATGGCGACTGGTGAAGTGGAAGTGTTAGCGAAAGAATTGCGCATTTACAACGCGTCTGATGTATTGCCGCTCGACTTCAACCAAAACAACACTGAAGAACAACGCTTAAAATACCGTTATTTGGATTTACGCCGTCCTGAAATGGCGCAACGTTTGAAAACTCGTGCGAAAATCACCAGTTTTGTGCGTCGTTTTATGGATGACAACGGTTTCTTAGATATTGAAACCCCAATGCTCACCAAAGCGACTCCGGAAGGCGCGCGTGACTATCTCGTGCCGAGCCGTGTCCATAAAGGCAAGTTTTACGCCTTGCCGCAATCTCCGCAGCTGTTCAAACAGCTTCTTATGATGTCTGGTTTTGACCGTTATTATCAAATCGTGAAATGTTTCCGCGATGAAGATTTACGTGCAGACCGCCAACCTGAATTTACCCAAATCGATGTGGAAACCTCTTTCTTAACTGCGCCTGAAGTACGTGAAATTATGGAACGTATGGTGCACAGTTTGTGGCAAGAAATTATCGGCGTGGATTTAGGCAAGTTCCCAGTGATGACCTGGCAGGAAGCAATGCACCGTTTCGGTTCCGATAAACCGGATTTGCGTAACCCGTTAGAAATGGTGGATGTAGCAGATATCGTGAAAGATGTCGATTTCAAAGTATTCCAAGGTCCGGCCAATGATCCGAACGGTCGTGTGGCGGTCATTCGCACACCAAATGGCAGCGAAATTACGCGTAAACAAATTGATGAATACACTCAATTTGTTGGTATCTACGGTGCGAAAGGTTTAGCTTGGGCGAAAGTGAATGATATCAATGCGGGCCTTGAAGGCGTGCAAAGCCCGATTGCGAAATTCTTAAATGAAGACGTATGGAAATCGTTAGCAGAACGTGTAAAAGTACAAAACGGTGATATCTTGTTCTTCGGCGCAGACAAATGGCAAACTACCACAGATGCCATGGGCGCATTACGTTTGAAACTGGGTCGTGATCTCGGTTTAACCCGTTTAGATGAATGGCAACCGCTTTGGGTCATTGATTTCCCTATGTTTGAGCGTGATGATGAAGGCAACTTGGCGGCAATGCACCACCCATTCACCTCACCAAAAGATTTCAGCCCGGAACAATTAGAAGCAGATCCGACAAGTGCCGTGGCGAATGCTTACGATATGGTGATCAATGGTTACGAAGTGGGTGGCGGTTCCGTACGTATTTTCGATCCGAAAATGCAACAAACCGTATTCCGCATTCTGGGCATTGACGAACAAGAACAACGCGAGAAATTTGGTTTCCTGTTGGATGCCTTGAAATTCGGCACACCGCCACACGCAGGTTTAGCCTTCGGCTTAGACCGTTTAACCATGCTTTTAACCGGCACTGAAAATATCCGCGATGTGATTGCGTTCCCGAAAACCACGGCAGCGGCGTGCTTGATGACGGAAGCGCCAAGCGTGGCAAACCCGCAAGCTTTGGCAGAATTAAGCGTTCAAGTCGTAGCGAAAGCAGAATAA
- a CDS encoding GDYXXLXY domain-containing protein, producing MNHHPLFTLSWHRYLNLLFLLLSVGFLNGGSVTFIAANWDYFSDLTKIYGLQTVFAFSVISGSYFFMRESRRLEQEKLKLLSVSFFFIAAVLIGATLALVGQTYQTGADTWQLFAVWSLCQLPWLLLLPNVASALLLIVTTNLTLYLLNVDGFYEHATIYGIVLNAIGLLLSEIFIRQLHDQRWRVLPKILVVFLLLHLFGSRFVGEYYDLIFPFELYPFHSFLLIALPAAALFYFYQRYRFDFVNLITTTTAMIVAFGLLLFNRIDSLDIALLNGLLIFALTVGAIIRLYQLYKAHYPERKNLPWALSFLLILAILTGILTALVWLVLALNLSEPENALPGLSVVVLGTALMLHRANPQSGSPMSIVVGILFLMGYGLLGGYLLLDRFAYDSIERFNFSAPAWFTLVVAIFYFVRKEIWLQTLSLVAVLIMWQLSAVEMILQTPLIFLSMLGAVFAFLAQRLPSINDNVRAQIIPLAWAFLLFSLGALVFDLWGFSVYHFASTWSDNFNGVADELPQVNTFADFFNVITHGVFTKAKLSATWLISFLVCLAPLGVYGLMNRFFSLSPAEKWTIAGVLALFTVGFIAQPTILFFASLWLLAYFVANRYLFFIALAALIINLAIYYYWLSIPLLYKAFLLLFFGVIFALSAIYLHRKHQEETKSAVNFAGVSKIKPMIALCTLFFMLLPLNYKVWQFEDVLVTGKPVVLEIAPVDPRSLIQGDYMSLSYAILTDLTDIRAQLNESNTEVETSDDDDVMQKQRPKRLYALIHQNEQGIATLCRVESRIPTDFFDCVPDVYLPINNAGRMPKLPSQEYFFAEGKGQYYAQAEYAEYRFKDGILLLARLLDKDLKPL from the coding sequence ATGAATCACCATCCTTTGTTTACCCTATCCTGGCACCGCTATCTCAATTTACTTTTTTTGCTTTTAAGCGTCGGCTTTTTAAACGGCGGCAGCGTAACCTTTATTGCCGCCAATTGGGATTATTTTTCCGATTTAACCAAAATTTACGGACTGCAAACGGTATTTGCTTTTTCGGTTATTTCGGGCAGTTATTTTTTTATGCGGGAAAGTCGTCGATTGGAACAGGAAAAATTAAAGTTGCTTTCTGTCTCATTTTTCTTTATTGCCGCCGTACTTATCGGCGCCACCTTGGCCTTGGTCGGGCAAACCTACCAAACGGGCGCCGATACCTGGCAATTATTCGCCGTTTGGTCGTTATGCCAACTTCCTTGGTTATTATTGTTGCCAAATGTGGCATCCGCCTTGTTACTTATCGTCACCACCAATCTGACGTTATATCTGCTTAACGTTGATGGATTTTATGAGCACGCAACAATTTACGGCATCGTGCTAAATGCAATCGGACTTCTTTTAAGCGAAATTTTTATTCGTCAGTTGCACGATCAACGCTGGCGCGTGCTCCCGAAAATACTGGTGGTTTTCCTCTTGCTTCATCTTTTCGGCAGTCGTTTTGTTGGCGAATATTACGACCTTATCTTCCCTTTCGAGCTTTATCCGTTTCATTCCTTTTTACTGATCGCCCTCCCCGCAGCCGCATTGTTTTATTTTTATCAGCGATACCGTTTTGATTTTGTCAATTTAATCACAACCACCACCGCAATGATTGTAGCCTTCGGTTTGTTGCTTTTTAATCGGATCGATTCCCTCGACATCGCCTTATTGAACGGCTTACTGATTTTTGCGTTGACCGTCGGGGCGATTATCCGGTTGTATCAATTATATAAAGCCCATTATCCCGAACGTAAAAATCTTCCTTGGGCATTATCTTTTCTGCTGATTTTGGCTATTTTAACCGGCATTTTGACCGCACTTGTGTGGCTCGTTTTAGCCTTGAATCTTTCCGAGCCGGAGAACGCCTTGCCCGGTTTATCAGTTGTCGTTTTGGGCACCGCATTGATGTTGCATCGCGCGAACCCTCAATCCGGCAGCCCGATGTCAATTGTCGTCGGTATTTTATTTTTGATGGGATATGGCCTGCTCGGCGGCTATTTATTACTCGATCGTTTTGCTTACGATTCCATCGAACGATTCAATTTTTCCGCGCCGGCATGGTTCACCTTAGTCGTAGCGATTTTTTACTTCGTACGCAAAGAAATTTGGTTACAAACTTTAAGTCTTGTCGCCGTACTTATTATGTGGCAATTAAGCGCCGTCGAGATGATCTTGCAAACGCCGCTCATTTTTCTTTCCATGCTCGGCGCCGTGTTTGCCTTCTTGGCGCAGCGATTGCCGTCAATAAACGATAATGTGCGCGCACAAATCATTCCATTGGCCTGGGCGTTTTTGCTTTTTAGCCTCGGTGCCCTTGTCTTCGATTTGTGGGGCTTTTCCGTGTATCATTTCGCTTCAACGTGGTCTGATAATTTTAACGGTGTTGCCGATGAATTGCCGCAGGTGAATACGTTTGCGGATTTTTTTAATGTGATCACCCACGGCGTATTTACAAAGGCTAAATTAAGCGCCACATGGTTGATTTCATTTTTAGTTTGCTTGGCGCCACTTGGCGTTTATGGGCTGATGAACCGATTTTTCTCCTTGTCGCCGGCAGAAAAATGGACGATTGCCGGCGTCTTGGCGTTATTTACCGTTGGTTTTATTGCGCAGCCGACGATTTTATTTTTCGCTTCATTATGGCTTCTCGCCTATTTTGTGGCGAACCGATATTTATTTTTTATCGCCTTAGCGGCGCTCATCATTAATTTAGCCATTTACTATTATTGGTTATCTATCCCATTACTTTATAAGGCTTTTTTATTATTGTTTTTCGGCGTGATATTTGCTTTGAGCGCAATTTATTTACATCGAAAACATCAAGAGGAAACAAAAAGTGCGGTCAATTTTGCCGGCGTTTCTAAAATCAAACCGATGATTGCCCTTTGTACGCTTTTTTTCATGCTATTGCCGCTAAATTATAAAGTTTGGCAGTTTGAAGATGTGCTAGTGACGGGAAAACCGGTGGTGCTGGAAATTGCGCCGGTCGATCCGCGTTCTCTCATACAAGGCGATTATATGTCGCTCAGTTACGCCATTTTGACTGACTTGACGGATATTCGCGCGCAACTAAACGAATCTAACACAGAGGTCGAAACGAGTGACGATGACGATGTCATGCAAAAACAACGCCCGAAACGGCTTTATGCCTTAATTCATCAGAACGAACAGGGCATTGCCACCTTATGCCGCGTGGAAAGCCGTATTCCGACAGATTTTTTTGATTGCGTGCCGGACGTGTATTTGCCGATAAATAATGCCGGCCGGATGCCAAAATTGCCAAGTCAGGAATATTTCTTCGCAGAAGGTAAGGGACAGTATTACGCGCAGGCGGAATATGCCGAATACCGTTTTAAAGATGGCATCTTATTGCTCGCCCGTTTGCTGGATAAGGATTTGAAACCGTTGTAG
- the mltA gene encoding murein transglycosylase A yields the protein MKSRKNFILKIFSIVAVVSILAACGGSSNSRVLHGSSPLLTPTGDDPQKFGAKYGGRHYQQAMLAPVSRVENQSAVINQGDFLTQLSNVKGYSAKLAERFYGNYEKIIGWVLSGADVNQLSQFGIQPQIMKGFDGYQNVLMTGYYSPVLHARRSPQGKYQHPIYAMPVNKRFTRQQIYNGALAGKGLELAYSDSMLDNFLLGVQGSGYVDFGNGNLNYFAYAGQNGFKYQAVGRLLVEDGEIPKEKMSIQAIRDWGKANPSRVQGLLERNPSYVFFKNDPSGKVKGSAGVPLVPMAAVASDRNLIPSGTVLLVEVPDIDNDGNWKGTHKLHLMVALDVGGAVNGHHFDLYRGIGDEAGHIAGLSKHYGRVWVLN from the coding sequence ATGAAATCCCGTAAAAATTTTATTTTAAAAATCTTTTCCATCGTGGCGGTTGTCTCGATTTTGGCAGCTTGCGGCGGTTCGTCGAATAGCCGCGTATTGCATGGCAGCTCGCCTCTCTTAACGCCGACGGGCGACGATCCGCAAAAATTCGGCGCCAAATACGGTGGTCGTCATTATCAACAAGCGATGCTCGCACCGGTTTCCCGCGTAGAAAATCAAAGTGCGGTGATTAATCAAGGCGATTTTTTAACCCAACTTTCTAATGTGAAAGGTTATTCGGCCAAATTGGCCGAGCGTTTTTACGGCAATTACGAAAAAATTATCGGCTGGGTGCTTTCCGGTGCTGATGTTAATCAATTATCGCAATTTGGTATTCAGCCGCAAATTATGAAAGGTTTCGATGGTTATCAAAACGTTTTGATGACCGGTTATTATTCACCCGTGCTCCACGCGCGTCGTTCACCGCAAGGCAAATATCAACATCCGATTTACGCCATGCCGGTCAATAAGCGTTTCACTCGCCAGCAAATTTATAACGGCGCCTTGGCGGGGAAAGGCTTAGAACTGGCGTACAGCGATTCTATGTTGGATAACTTTTTACTCGGCGTGCAAGGTAGCGGTTACGTGGATTTTGGCAACGGCAATTTAAATTACTTTGCCTACGCCGGTCAAAACGGCTTTAAATATCAAGCGGTTGGCCGCTTATTAGTAGAAGACGGCGAAATTCCAAAGGAAAAAATGTCGATTCAGGCGATCCGTGATTGGGGCAAAGCCAATCCGTCGCGCGTACAAGGTTTGTTGGAACGCAATCCGTCTTACGTATTCTTCAAAAATGATCCGAGCGGTAAAGTAAAAGGCTCGGCCGGTGTGCCACTCGTGCCGATGGCGGCGGTGGCGTCTGATCGCAACCTTATTCCTTCCGGCACGGTGTTGTTAGTGGAAGTTCCGGATATTGACAATGATGGCAATTGGAAAGGCACGCATAAACTTCACTTAATGGTGGCGTTAGACGTGGGTGGTGCGGTGAACGGCCACCATTTCGACTTATACCGCGGCATCGGTGATGAGGCCGGCCATATTGCCGGACTTTCCAAGCATTACGGACGCGTTTGGGTGTTAAATTAA
- a CDS encoding transcriptional regulator GcvA, with the protein MYKRLPPLNSLKSFESAARHLSFTKAADELFVTQAAVSHQIKLLEDFLGVELFKRKNRALELTEFGKTYFADINKILRKLNEATERLLTLKNDPHLSISVPQTFGIQWLVPHLSDFNRLHPEIEVRLKGVDQDEGLLSKEIDLAVYYGKGNWQNLQVDRLGKENLLILASPELLAKNPIYTKEDLKHHTLIHTHTRDNWRAMADYLAIDELNIQQGPLFSHTFMALQAAIHGQGVALANRLLALQEIEHGLLKEVLPTDFPDPKSFYVVNHLDRLDDEQIQAFRRWIIAAIRKEEHE; encoded by the coding sequence ATGTATAAACGTTTGCCTCCCTTGAATTCACTGAAATCTTTCGAATCCGCCGCAAGGCATTTAAGTTTTACAAAAGCCGCCGATGAACTTTTTGTGACTCAAGCGGCGGTGAGTCATCAAATTAAATTATTGGAAGATTTTTTAGGCGTCGAATTGTTTAAACGAAAGAATCGCGCGCTCGAATTAACGGAATTCGGCAAAACTTACTTTGCCGATATTAATAAAATTCTGCGTAAACTCAATGAAGCTACCGAGCGATTGCTGACCTTAAAAAATGACCCCCACTTAAGCATCAGCGTGCCGCAAACATTCGGTATTCAATGGTTGGTACCGCATTTAAGCGATTTCAATCGGCTTCACCCCGAAATTGAAGTGCGTTTAAAAGGGGTGGATCAAGACGAAGGTTTATTGAGCAAAGAAATTGATCTTGCTGTTTATTACGGTAAAGGTAATTGGCAGAATTTGCAGGTGGATCGCCTCGGTAAAGAAAATTTACTGATTCTGGCATCGCCGGAACTGTTGGCGAAAAATCCGATTTACACTAAGGAAGATTTAAAACACCACACATTAATTCACACGCATACACGTGATAACTGGCGCGCAATGGCGGACTATTTAGCGATTGATGAATTGAATATTCAGCAAGGTCCGTTGTTTAGCCACACTTTTATGGCGCTACAAGCTGCCATTCACGGACAAGGCGTAGCATTGGCCAATCGTTTGCTGGCGTTACAGGAAATCGAACACGGTTTATTGAAGGAGGTGTTACCAACGGATTTTCCCGATCCGAAATCTTTCTATGTGGTGAACCATCTCGATCGCCTTGATGACGAACAAATCCAAGCTTTCCGCCGCTGGATTATTGCGGCAATAAGAAAAGAAGAACATGAATAA
- the rlmM gene encoding 23S rRNA (cytidine(2498)-2'-O)-methyltransferase RlmM translates to MNKLALYCRPGFEKETAAEISAFSTALGALGFARVQENSGYVIFECYQPNEADRLAREIPFNRLIFARQLLVVSDLLENLDSSDRISPILTAFNALSAQINFSQSVELFVETADTDESKELSTFCRKFTVPLRRALKKQGWLAAASNVTHTRFSQCFLHCFFIKPNCCYAGYSYADNHSPHFMGIPRLKFPAAAPSRSTLKLEEAILTFIPRKEESKRLNETMIGVDLGACPGGWTYQLVKRGLFVYAVDHGKMAESLHETGRIEHCSEDGFKFQPPKRKQIHWLVCDMVEQPSRIVNLISKWLVNGWCREAIFNLKLPMKKRYQEVMQCLETLSDKLTAQNLRFTLQAKHLYHDREEITVHIALK, encoded by the coding sequence ATGAATAAATTAGCGTTATATTGTCGCCCTGGCTTTGAAAAAGAAACAGCGGCGGAGATCTCCGCGTTTAGCACCGCATTGGGCGCGTTGGGTTTTGCTCGCGTGCAAGAAAATTCCGGTTATGTGATTTTTGAATGTTATCAGCCGAATGAAGCGGATCGCCTAGCGCGCGAAATTCCTTTCAATCGATTAATTTTCGCCCGCCAACTGTTGGTGGTGTCCGATTTGTTGGAAAATCTTGATTCGTCCGATCGTATCAGCCCGATTTTAACTGCGTTTAACGCGCTTTCGGCGCAAATCAATTTCAGCCAATCCGTTGAGCTTTTTGTTGAAACGGCGGATACCGACGAATCGAAAGAACTTTCTACCTTCTGTCGCAAATTCACCGTGCCATTAAGACGAGCTTTAAAAAAACAAGGTTGGCTTGCCGCAGCATCAAATGTGACACACACTCGGTTTTCGCAGTGTTTTTTACATTGCTTTTTCATTAAACCGAATTGTTGCTATGCGGGTTATTCTTATGCAGATAATCATTCGCCGCATTTTATGGGCATTCCGCGTTTGAAATTTCCGGCCGCAGCGCCGAGTCGTTCGACGTTAAAACTAGAAGAAGCAATTTTAACTTTTATTCCGCGCAAAGAAGAAAGCAAACGTCTCAATGAAACAATGATCGGTGTGGATCTCGGCGCTTGTCCGGGCGGTTGGACGTATCAACTGGTAAAACGTGGTTTGTTCGTTTATGCGGTAGATCACGGAAAAATGGCGGAAAGTTTGCATGAAACGGGGCGAATCGAGCATTGTTCGGAAGACGGTTTTAAATTTCAGCCGCCGAAGCGCAAACAAATTCATTGGCTCGTGTGCGATATGGTGGAACAACCGAGCCGCATCGTGAATTTGATTAGTAAATGGTTGGTAAACGGTTGGTGCCGTGAAGCTATTTTTAATTTGAAATTGCCGATGAAAAAACGTTATCAAGAAGTAATGCAATGCTTGGAAACGTTATCGGATAAACTAACCGCGCAAAACCTTCGTTTTACTCTTCAAGCTAAACATTTGTACCACGACAGGGAAGAAATCACCGTGCATATCGCCCTAAAATAG
- the cmoA gene encoding carboxy-S-adenosyl-L-methionine synthase CmoA yields MNKDTIFSAPIEKLGDFTFDESVAEVFPDMIQRSVPGYSNIITAIGMLAERFVTANSNVYDLGCSRGAATLSARRHIRRPNVKIIGVDNSQPMVERCRQHIAAYHSDIPVEILCDDIRQIDIQNASMVILNFTLQFLPPQDRVALLEKIYQGLKPNGVLVLSEKFRFADEQIDELLIDLHHQFKRANGYSELEVSQKRTALENVMRTDSIDTHKTRLKNVGFAHVELWFQCFNFGSIIAIK; encoded by the coding sequence ATGAACAAAGACACTATTTTCTCCGCGCCCATTGAAAAATTGGGCGATTTTACCTTTGACGAAAGCGTAGCCGAAGTGTTTCCCGATATGATCCAACGCTCCGTGCCGGGCTATTCCAATATCATTACCGCCATCGGTATGCTTGCCGAACGCTTTGTGACCGCCAATAGCAATGTGTACGATCTTGGCTGTTCGCGCGGTGCAGCGACGCTTTCCGCACGTCGTCACATTCGCCGACCTAATGTGAAGATTATCGGCGTAGATAATTCCCAACCGATGGTAGAACGTTGCCGTCAGCACATCGCGGCTTATCACAGCGACATTCCGGTGGAAATTTTATGTGATGATATTCGTCAGATTGATATTCAGAACGCTTCCATGGTGATTTTAAATTTCACTTTGCAATTTTTGCCGCCGCAGGATCGAGTAGCGTTATTGGAAAAAATTTATCAGGGTTTGAAGCCGAACGGCGTATTGGTGCTTTCGGAAAAATTCCGTTTTGCAGACGAACAAATCGACGAATTGCTGATTGACTTACATCATCAGTTCAAGCGCGCCAACGGTTATAGCGAGTTAGAAGTGAGTCAAAAACGCACCGCATTGGAAAATGTGATGCGCACGGATAGCATCGACACCCATAAAACGCGGTTAAAAAATGTCGGATTTGCTCATGTGGAACTGTGGTTCCAGTGTTTTAATTTCGGTTCGATCATTGCGATCAAATAA